The Chitinibacter bivalviorum genomic interval CTTAAATAGCGTTAGAGAATCAAAATCGCCAAAGTGATACCAACGCCACTGAATATGCATAAACTCAACTCAAACCATCGACAGGAATAAGCACCATTTTACCGCTGATCTGCGTTGGCGATACGCTTTACTCGCGTACCGGCTCATTTCTCGGCAGGGCTGCTGACCCGCTCTGGCGCGCACAGCGGTAAAGTCAGCGTAAATTCAGACCCCCGCCCGACCTGACTCTGCACTTCGATACGTCCGCCCAAGACCGAGTGGACGATGTTGTAGACAATATTGAGCCCCAAGCCTGATCCACCCTGACCCAATTTGGTGGTAAAAAACGGCTCAAAGATATGATCCAGATGCTCGGGGCGGATGCCTACACCATTGTCACTGACTATAAGCCTTAGCGTCTGCTCATCGATTAAACGCGCAGTAATCATCACCAAGCCCGCGTTTTTTTCGGCAAACGCATGTGTTTCAGCATTGGCAATCAAGTTATTTAACACCTGCACCAAGGCGCCGGGAAAGCTATCGAGTTTCAATCCTTGCGGGATATCCGATTGCAAGCGATTAGCCCCATACAACACGCCCATGGTTTGCATGACTTGCAACACCAATTCAGCCAGATCAAACTCGCGGCGCAGATCGCTGGTTTGATCGACCGCGACCTGCTTAAAGCTGCTGACCAATTGAGCCGCCTGCTCAAGATTGCGCATCAAAATCTGCAAGCCTTGCTCGGTGACATTCACATAATCGGCCAACACGGTTTTGCGTAGCGTCTGGGCGGTAATTTGCTCAGCCAATTCGCGGTTTTTCTCCTGCAAGGTTGAGCCCATCGTCACGCTCACGCCAATAGGCGTATTGAGCTCATGCGCCACCCCTGCCACCAAAGAGCCCAAGGCGGCCATTTTTTCAGACTCGACCAGCATTTTTTGCGTGGTTTTCAACTGCATAATGGTTTGTTGCAAAACATCATTTGCTTCAACCAGCTCGCGGGTGCGTTGGGCGACGGTTTGCTCCAGATGCTCGGAATGCCCTTCCACCTCAGTTAAATACGTAGCCCGTTCTTGTGCAGTTTCAGCGACTTGGCTAAAGGATGGCTGCCAAGCTTTGGGCACTTTTGGCGTTTTTGCCTGCGGGTCGCCCTGCAAACGGTGCAGAAAATCGACCAGACGCAGTGCGGGTAAAGCAAAGAAGTAGGAAATCGCCCAAGCTGCCGCGATCAGCAACATCAGCAAACCCAGCAACACAAAAGGCGTCCCCGCCACTTGCTTCGCTTTAGCCTGCTCAAGCTCCAGCTCGGAAAAGTACACCAGCAAATGCCACTGACTGCCTTGCAGTGGCAAGACCAGCCAATGCCATTGCCCATTGGTTTGTAGCGATTTTTTCTTCGCCAGCATACTGGCCAACGGGATTTGCGTCAGTTGCGCGGGCAGTACATTACTGCTTTTCAGGATATCCTTACTTTCGATCACCTGCCCCGCATCGTCGGCCAACACATGCCCGAGCGAATCAACAACCAAAGCATGGCCAAGGTAATTCATATCCACCTTCAGCGTTTCGGCAAACATTCGCAGCGTAACATCTGTTCCCAGCACCCCGACGAATTCATCCTGCACATATTGTGGGCGCAATAAACTCACCATTGCGCCTTTGCCACCCGCATCGTAATAGGGTGTCGTCCAGCGATTTTCGCGCTGCGGATTTCGATTGGGCGACATCATTTGCACTGGCCGTGTACCGCCCGCATCAAAGACTACTTTCAACATGGCATCGACCGATTGCGTGCCCGTCGCTTGTTGCAGCTCTTTTTCGGCAATAAACGGGTAAATGCTGGAGAAATCTTCACGAGGCGAATAGAAATACGACCATTGGAAATAAGGGTGAGCCTGATGAGCGGCATGCATCGCAGGAAACAGCGCCATAGCGGCGGCGATTTCTTTCCCCAGATGAGGCTGCGTCAGTGCTGATGAGGCGACAAACAACTCACCAAAACGCTCGCGCCACCATGGATCAAGTTGCGAGCCCAGCAATCCCCCTGAGCCAGTCCGGCGCACGCCATACTGCGCTAGATGTTTCCACGTGCCCTCATCCAAGCCCAATTCCGGTCGCATCATGGTGTCGCTCAATTGCAAACTAAGGCGTTGTAAATGACTGGTCGCCACATTAATGACTTGTTCAAACGCCAATTGTTGCTGCAGCGCATGCGACTCGACCGATGCGAGTAAACGCGACTCCTCGACCGCCTCTACATGGCTTTTATACATCCACAATGCGGCCAACACGGGCACCACGACCGCAACCAGAAATAACAGAAAATGCCGCCGCAAACGGCGTAATTGCAGCTTGGTATTTTGCGTTGTATTGCCATCGATCCAGTCCATTCAGATTCTCCTGAACCCAACATTCCCTAGCAATATAGCTGCCGCAATCCACTTTCACATCAGAGACTTAAATTCAAATGGCAATAAAAAACCCCGGCACGCGGTCGGGGTTGTTGGCGGGTGACGAGTGATACTTACCCGCCAATGCGCTCACGCCATTTCGCCACTTGCACCAGCACTTGGAAAGGTGCTGTACCACCAATGTGATTGCGGGCGTCGAGCGAGCCTTGCAGCGTCAACACCGATTGCACGTCATCTTCGATCAATGATGAGAATGATTTGAGCTCAACCAGCGTTAAATCAGCCAGATCTTTTTTCTTGCTTTCCGCATAACGCACGGCCAAAGCCACGGCTTCGTGCGCATCGCGGAATGGCAGGCCACGTTTCACCAAATAATCGGCCAAGTCAGTCGCAGTGGCAAAACCTTGCTTGGCGGCGCGCTCCATCGCCTCTGGCTTGACGGTAATACCGCGCATCATGTCGGCGTAGATACGCAGCGTATCGGTCAAGGTATCAACGGTGTCAAATAGGCCTTCTTTATCTTCCTGATTGTCTTTGTTGTAGGCCAGCGGCTGGCCCTTCATCAGCGTGAGCAAAGCCACCAGATGGCCATTCACGCGACCGGTTTTACCGCGCACCAATTCTGGCACGTCTGGGTTTTTCTTTTGCGGCATGATGGAAGAGCCGGTACAGAAACGATCGGCAATATCAATAAAGCCGTAACGTGGACTCATCCATAGGATCAGCTCTTCTGACAAACGCGACAAATGCGTCATGATCAGCGAGCCAGCAGCAGTAAATTCAATCGCGAAGTCGCGATCAGACACTGCATCGAGCGAGTTTTCGCAAATCGCTTCAAAACCAAGCAATTTGGCAGTGATGGTGCGATCAATCGGGAAAGTCGTCCCCGCCAGCGCTGCCGAGCCCAAAGGCATGCGGTTCACCCGTTTGCGGGTATCGGCCAAACGCTCGGCATCACGGCCCAACATTTCGACGTAGGCCAGCATATGGTGGCCAAAGGTCACTGGCTGCGCCACTTGCAAATGCGTAAAGCCGGGCATCACAGTGCTGGCATTTTTTTCAGCCAAATCTACCAGTGAATGCTGCAAATCGCGCACCAAACCAAGCAAGACATCAATCGCGCCCCGCAAATACAGGCGAATATCAGTTGCCACTTGGTCATTGCGTGAACGGCCGGTGTGCAGACGTTTGCCCGCATCGCCGATTTTATCGGTCAGGCGACGTTCGATGTTCATGTGTACGTCTTCGAGATCCAGACTCCACTCGAAACGACCCGCGCGAATATCATCGAGAATGTCAGCCATGCCGCCTTGGATGGCGCGCAAGTCTTCATCCGACAAGACGCCCACTTGGTTCAGCATGCCGGCGTGCGCCAGCGAGCCCTGAATGTCTACTTCCGCCATGCGGTTATCAAAAAACACCGAAGCGGTATAACGTTTAACCAGCTCGGAAACTGGTTCATTAAAACGGCCCGACCAAGCTTTATTGCTTGGTGTTGCGGAATCAGACATTGCAAAGCTTCCTGAAAAAATAGGGGAAATCAGCAAGGATTATACGGTCTAGACAGCAAAGCTGCACCTGCATTCCGACTAGCATCGACTTTCAGCGCCAGCGCAGGGCGTAGATTGCGCATGAAAAAACACTACCCAGCTGAAAAACACCGCGGCATATTCGCTGGGGGCTCAGACTTGCAACATGCCCAACAGCATTTGGCCAGCGGCAGTGCAATCGAGCGAGCGCAAATACATTACTGGGTATAAGGCCAAGAGCATTACCAATGAACAATTATAAGAATATACCCATCAATGCACAATAACTACGGTCAGCAGGCGCACCCGACTCAAGAGCAACGCGCGACCCATAGTCCGCAAACACACGCCCAACTCAAGACCAGATGAGCCGATTGTCACCCGCAGCCATCCATGCACTGGCGGCTGGCAGTTTATGCGTACGCCCAGTCACTTTCTGAGCTTAAATGAATCAATCTATCCCGCACAAAGAGCTTTGCCATGCCCGCCTACGAGACCGTTCTAAATTTTTGGTTTGAAGAAATTGAGCCCGCCAAATGGTGGGTAAAAGATCCGCAATTTGATCAACTGATCGTCGAACGCTTTGCCCAAACCCACGCCAGCGCGATTCGCTGCGAATTATTTGAATGGCGCGAATCCGCGCATGGGCGATTAGCCGAAATCATTGTGCTCGACCAATTCTCTCGCAATATGTTTCGCGACACAGCCGAGTCCTTTGCCTACGATGCATTGGCACTGGCCTTAGCCCAGGAAGCCATCAGTGCTGGCGCTGGCGATTTGCTGAGCCCGGTGGAGCGCAGCTTTTTATACCTGCCGTTTATGCACAGCGAGTCGCTACTGATCCATGAAATCGCCGTCGGGCTGTATCTCGAAAATGGCATCGAAAGTAATTTGAATTTTGAGCTCAAACACAAAGCCATTATCGAGCAATTTAATCGCTATCCACATCGCAACGCGATTTTGGGCCGCTCCTCAACACCGGAAGAGCTGGCGTTTTTACAGCAGCCCGGCTCAGGCTTTTGATTGCACGGGGCAAGCGCCGCAGCGCGAACGCTTAATTAAAAAATCGGCGCCACTCGGAGGCTTTCACCAGTTGTCGACAGTGATTGCGGTCCAGTCGACGGCCTAGATAACGGCCACGTTCATACGCCAAATTTCGTGCCGCAATGGCATCTAGCTTGCGGCGTGATGACATGTCGTCGACTTCCTTAAAGGCCCGCAAACGCGCCATTTTATAACGGCCTTCACGACCATCATCGTGCTCCGCGCAGTATTTCATGGCCCCCGCAAAGGCGCCGATGCGATGCGCATCTTGACGGCTATCTGCCCAGGTCGGGCTCGCCATTAACATCAAGGCGGTCAGCGCAAAGACGGTGATTTGAATCCATTTCATAGCGTTAATCCATTTCATAGCGTTAATCCATTTCATAGCGTTACTCCGAATTGATTAGTTCCAGCGATCTTTGCGTATCTCACGACGAATCTCACGTCGTGCTTCACGCCGTTCGCTACGAACCTCACGTTCGGCCTTACGCTTGGCAGCACGCACTTCACGCGCACCTTCACGAATCGCCTGGCGACGCTCCCATGGGTTATCCGCCGAGTAATAATCGCGCGCGGCTTCGCGGCGCTCTGCCGCCACTTCACGCGCACCGTCAATTTTGGCCTTGCTCACTTCACGGATACCATCGCGATAAGCGTCGTGCACGCTTGCCTGAGATGTAACGGTTGCGATACTGAAAATGCCTGCGATCAATCCGATCAATAGTCGAGACATAATGAACTCCTCAATTACCGAGCCAAAAGGCAATGGAGGCCATCATAAGGAAGGAAACGTAAGGATTGAATCGCTTGTGCGTTTTCGCACAAGCGCTTTGAGGGGCTCAAAATTCGCGTGGCAAAGGCTGCAAGATCTTAAAAATACCGCGTTCATCTTGCTCCAGATAACCGCCACTGCGCAGTTGAGCCAGCATCCGATTGACCATCTCGCGCGATAAACCAATGCGCGCAGCAAGCTCTTGCTGGCTCAGGGCCAAGCCACTTTGTTGATGCTCATTTCGGGCACGACGATCGAGCTGAATCAGCAAACGCCGCAAGCGGTGATAACCATTTGATTGCGCCAATAAATTGATCGTATTGACTAAATGAAAGACGCCTTGCGCCAGCTCGCGAGCGACGGCTTCCCATGCCGCGGGATAGGCTGCCAGCGCTTCGGATAAGGCCGATAAAGGCAATTGCAGATAATGGGCGTCTTCTTGCACCGTTAATTGAACTTGGGCGGCATTAGGCATCTGCAATGCATGCAGCCCCGCCACGGAGCCAGCCGCCATATGCCCATATAAAAAGAAACGCCCTGCCGCCTGCGTATTGGAAGTCGCGACCACAATGCCAGAGGAGATAAACAATATATCGTCGATACGCTGACCTTCCTCCCAAAGTACCGTGCCTGCCGTTGCGTCATGTTCATGACCAACAGCCAATAGCTTTTCCCGCTCTGCGACTGGAAAAGCCTGTAGCAATGGGAATAACAGCGGTAACAGGGAATCAATATTCGGAGTCATACCAGAGATGGTACTACGAGAGATGTGCGATAGAAACGAAAAAAGGGTTCCAGCTAAAAAGCTGGAACCCTTATATTCTTGGTGCCGACGGCAGGAATCGAACTCGCGACCCCCTGATTACAAGTCCAAAATCCAGACCTGAAATCACGCGACAAAACCAATAAATTCAACGGTTTGCCATACCCTGCTTTACCTCATCTTACCCTAATTTCACCAAATTGCTGCAGCAAAAATGCAGCAAAGAAATATTGGCCAAACTTGGGGTAACAGCAAGGAACATAGCGCTATACTCTAGGCAGTCATGTGACTGCAAACATGACTTATCCAGATATGGACCGCCTCATCGACATCAAAGAGCTGAGCGAAACAATCAGCTTGGCAGAGCAGACTATCTACAACAGATTCAACAAGGGTGGCGATTTACCGCCAGCAATTAAATTGGGACGCAGTTTGCGCTGGCGTGAAAGCGACGTTGCGGCCTGGATAGCCAGTAAACAGCCGGCAATAGAACCAAAGCCACTTCACACAGCTCCACCGAAAAGGCGGCGGGGCCGTCCTTCTAAACTTTCGCAAGTGCCGTACCAGCAACACAAAGACTCTGAGTTGCTCTGACAGCATATGTGAAAAGCCGCAGCCAGGGAGTGCCGCCGAAGGTTAGAGCACCGCTCCCCCTATCCAAAAAATACATACTTTTAGGGATTGGTTATCAGCGAAGGCTTTACCCGACCCTAGCTGTGTAACACCCTACAAATTGCAGGTGTGACTGAAAGGTCCCCGCCACGCTTTAGACGCAAAGCTGAAAAACAGCGAGAGAAGCCACGTTTAGTATTGGTTACTTATGCGTTTAAGTAGGCGGGCTGTTTCAATAGAAATCAGTTTTGGATAAATAATGACAGTCCTTTCCCTATCCCCTTCAAACAATGAGTTCAAATAATATTCATTTATTAATATATTGTGCTCTTCACTTAGTTCATTATACGAGACATTTCTTATAAAATCTTGCTCGCCATTTCCGAAACTCCCAAAAAAATGAGAATCTATTCTTGAAAGCCATTTATCGGAGGACTGTCTATTTCCGTCAAAAAGGCAGTCAGTATACTCCCCGTACAGCATATTCAATGTATTAATATATTGAGATGCCTGCATAGGCTTTCCTTTGCAAAATAGAGCAATTGACTCTTGCAAATAATATTTTTCGATGTGCACTGATACCGATGCTGACCTATCACCTTCAAAAAGTGCATTATTTAGTTGAATTGATTTGCTATTTACCTGATGAACTAAAGAGTTGTAATGACTATTACCTATCTGTAGCTTCAGCGACTCCTCTTTTGCAATCTGTTCTGCTTCATTTATTAGCAAATTTGCAAGTTTATCTAATTCATTTCTTACATACGCAGCTTCATCAGTCACCCTTATTAAACTCTCAAGCCACAGACCAACAAGCAGTAGAGAAAAACAGCTAATCTGGTCAAAATTTCTATGTTTTTTTGACTCGAGATAAAAGCCATTAGCCGCCTCAATAAAACCTTCCCTTCCCCAATTCCTTATTTTACCCTCTAAATCAATTCTCATAGTTACATAATTAGCAACTATCTTTGAGAGCATATCTTCTGGAATTTTAGATAGTACATCTTTCGATTCTTTGTATTGATTGAGTAGTCTGTTTCCGCTAGACACTTCATCAACAGCAAACGCCGCCTTTTTAATCCCATCAAAAATACCCATTTTGGTACTCGCTATAGTTGCTGTTCCAGCTTAACAAATTTACGTTGCCATGAATGGCCAGAAAATCGTGCTGATAAACAAGAAAAATATAAAAGATAACCCTGTTTGCGGCCTAAGCATCCAGCTTCTTTTTTTCGCAATGTTTCTGCTGTTAAATATTTTCATGGTTTTATAAAAACCAACTAAAAGATATATGGCAATAACTATTTCCATGGTTATCCTGTTTACTGAACAAAGATAGTTTGATGCAAGAGCTCACGAAGCGGTTTCAGATTACACATTTTAAGAAAACCAACCTACATCTTAGAATAGCAACCTTTCGAACATCTTTGATTGGTATTCATTGGGTAAGCCAACCATCTTAGCGCTTAGTTCTACAACTAACCGACACCTTATTATCCCCGCTCAAATAAGCTGACGCAAAACTTAGTCGGTCCATGTGGCGATAGAAGCAAATCTATTAGTTATCGCCAAGTACGCACGTTGTTGCTTGCCGTAGGTCGATGCCAGCCGAAGATAAAACAAACATCACCAAGCCTGCATACATGACAAAACAGCGTCGCGAGGATAGGCAGTTAACACTCCGAAGGAGCGCGCAGGGCGTTCAGCCCGTAGCAGCCGGCCACGCCCCAGCGGGGACGGTGTGGGGGAGCCGCCAAGGGACAAAAGCAGCGTCCAGCTGCTTTTGAGTCCACCCCAGTGGACGACCGTTGGTGGGGGCGGAGCCATCCCCCCGACCAAGGTCGGGAAACCGCGTTGCGCGGGCGTTGCAGGGCCCCGGGCAGTTGCGCAGCAAATGGCAGGGTGAGCAACGAGTCCGACAGGACCACGACCAGCGGGAGTGCCGCAGCAAGGCGGTTTCCCGAACTTGTGAGGGGGGACCGGTGAGGCTGCCGCCCTAGCGGCAGAATTTTGGGTAGGGCGTCCAGCCCGTTAGCCAAAATGTCCTCATAAGCAAGGGGATTTATCCCCGCGCAGCAGGCCGCAGGCCTGCGAAGTGAAAGGTCGGAACGCTTTCGGGGGCTAGATGTTTTTGATGTTTGCACACTGCAAACATCGGCACAAACATCGAATCATGCTAACCCTCCTGAGCTATACGACGTATCACTCCCAGCGGAAAATCACTATGGCAATCAACAAACAGCATCAAGGTGAAATCAATCGCCTTCGCGTATTACTTTATGTTTCGAAAGTGG includes:
- a CDS encoding Crp/Fnr family transcriptional regulator, with the protein product MTPNIDSLLPLLFPLLQAFPVAEREKLLAVGHEHDATAGTVLWEEGQRIDDILFISSGIVVATSNTQAAGRFFLYGHMAAGSVAGLHALQMPNAAQVQLTVQEDAHYLQLPLSALSEALAAYPAAWEAVARELAQGVFHLVNTINLLAQSNGYHRLRRLLIQLDRRARNEHQQSGLALSQQELAARIGLSREMVNRMLAQLRSGGYLEQDERGIFKILQPLPREF
- a CDS encoding helix-turn-helix transcriptional regulator, whose translation is MTANMTYPDMDRLIDIKELSETISLAEQTIYNRFNKGGDLPPAIKLGRSLRWRESDVAAWIASKQPAIEPKPLHTAPPKRRRGRPSKLSQVPYQQHKDSELL
- a CDS encoding ATP-binding protein, which translates into the protein MDWIDGNTTQNTKLQLRRLRRHFLLFLVAVVVPVLAALWMYKSHVEAVEESRLLASVESHALQQQLAFEQVINVATSHLQRLSLQLSDTMMRPELGLDEGTWKHLAQYGVRRTGSGGLLGSQLDPWWRERFGELFVASSALTQPHLGKEIAAAMALFPAMHAAHQAHPYFQWSYFYSPREDFSSIYPFIAEKELQQATGTQSVDAMLKVVFDAGGTRPVQMMSPNRNPQRENRWTTPYYDAGGKGAMVSLLRPQYVQDEFVGVLGTDVTLRMFAETLKVDMNYLGHALVVDSLGHVLADDAGQVIESKDILKSSNVLPAQLTQIPLASMLAKKKSLQTNGQWHWLVLPLQGSQWHLLVYFSELELEQAKAKQVAGTPFVLLGLLMLLIAAAWAISYFFALPALRLVDFLHRLQGDPQAKTPKVPKAWQPSFSQVAETAQERATYLTEVEGHSEHLEQTVAQRTRELVEANDVLQQTIMQLKTTQKMLVESEKMAALGSLVAGVAHELNTPIGVSVTMGSTLQEKNRELAEQITAQTLRKTVLADYVNVTEQGLQILMRNLEQAAQLVSSFKQVAVDQTSDLRREFDLAELVLQVMQTMGVLYGANRLQSDIPQGLKLDSFPGALVQVLNNLIANAETHAFAEKNAGLVMITARLIDEQTLRLIVSDNGVGIRPEHLDHIFEPFFTTKLGQGGSGLGLNIVYNIVHSVLGGRIEVQSQVGRGSEFTLTLPLCAPERVSSPAEK
- a CDS encoding DUF924 family protein codes for the protein MPAYETVLNFWFEEIEPAKWWVKDPQFDQLIVERFAQTHASAIRCELFEWRESAHGRLAEIIVLDQFSRNMFRDTAESFAYDALALALAQEAISAGAGDLLSPVERSFLYLPFMHSESLLIHEIAVGLYLENGIESNLNFELKHKAIIEQFNRYPHRNAILGRSSTPEELAFLQQPGSGF
- the argH gene encoding argininosuccinate lyase — translated: MSDSATPSNKAWSGRFNEPVSELVKRYTASVFFDNRMAEVDIQGSLAHAGMLNQVGVLSDEDLRAIQGGMADILDDIRAGRFEWSLDLEDVHMNIERRLTDKIGDAGKRLHTGRSRNDQVATDIRLYLRGAIDVLLGLVRDLQHSLVDLAEKNASTVMPGFTHLQVAQPVTFGHHMLAYVEMLGRDAERLADTRKRVNRMPLGSAALAGTTFPIDRTITAKLLGFEAICENSLDAVSDRDFAIEFTAAGSLIMTHLSRLSEELILWMSPRYGFIDIADRFCTGSSIMPQKKNPDVPELVRGKTGRVNGHLVALLTLMKGQPLAYNKDNQEDKEGLFDTVDTLTDTLRIYADMMRGITVKPEAMERAAKQGFATATDLADYLVKRGLPFRDAHEAVALAVRYAESKKKDLADLTLVELKSFSSLIEDDVQSVLTLQGSLDARNHIGGTAPFQVLVQVAKWRERIGG